The following DNA comes from Cucumis sativus cultivar 9930 chromosome 7, Cucumber_9930_V3, whole genome shotgun sequence.
taatttttctagttttcatGAAACAAGTGCTTTCAATGCCTCATTTTCATATCCTTCTTCTCATATTTAACATACATTCTCTAAACCTCCGTCAAAATATCCTTCTTATAGTTTACCTactacttttcattttaaaattatattacaatttgaaattttgattttagtacAAATTGGGTAGGGGATTTGAATTGAGACCTTCCATCCTTAAGTTCGTATTGATGTTAGTTCATAGTTGAGCTAAGGTTTCgtcattaaaattttgttattcagATAAGGAATTTCACTcttttgctttcattttaaattttggagaacaaaatactaaaacttgTTATCGAAtagaaattttcataaaaagaaaataatagttCACCCAATATATAAGTAATACCTaaacataatttcattttctttattaatttaaactccAAGTGTATGTGTATTTCTCATTTGTTGGACATCAATGGATTAATAAAGGTCGTTCAACTTGTCAAGGCATCCATTTGTGAACATATTCATCAACGTTAGTAGGATTGTTTCTCAAGTAAATTCCATCATCTTTAGCGGTCCAAATACAGTTTCCTTGAGGCCCACACCTATCTCGTAGCCAAAAGTTTCTGGACTCGGGCCAAAAGCTTTCAAAAGAGACATACGCATCTTGTTTTTCCAATTTGCACCAAAACAATGTTGTTCCGAAAATATTTACCTTAAAGTTCCATTGGAAATCATCTCCACGATTAATCAAATGTTGATATCCTAAATCATTATCTTTGGACTGGCAATGCACACCCAAGTCATAGTTGCTTAACCCGTTTACCACGTGAACGTAATACCTCGCAGGATTTACGGGAACAAACGGCGTCCTTGGAATTCGATCAGCCCCTACCAAAGCTAGTGTGGCGAACCAAAACACAACCACATTCCTTAtcattgtttcttttgaaCCAAACTTCTGTTTATCTATTTGTTGTTACAACTGATGCTTTGAACATCTATATATGTGGGAAGATATATAATACCTGTATAGCACACGcaataaattgaagaaatgtaATAATGGTATGGTTTTAATTacagaaaattaattatgtatctAAATTTGGTCTTGAGCATATACTATAATTTTCTATCTCAATTAAGAAAGGATAACAAATCAGTAATTAGGTTGATATTAACAACTTTCAAGAATGAGATTCATTTTGCATAGGGAATATTCAACACTGCAAAATCTATTTATAACTAGATGTCTTGCAACTTTTAGTTACTTGcacttattttgaaaaaaaaaacaccaagtaatgatattttttaaaacgaaCCGTcaagaaacattttttagaaaCGAGTAGAATCACAAAAGTTTTCAGTCTTCACAATAACCAAACTTgccatttttgttataaaaaagaaCTCCCACACTTCTACCTtatgaaattgagaaaaataatagataaatatttaagataattaagaaataaaacttgaaacagtgaaaaaatttcaactcgGAAAAAAACCatacacaataaaaaaaatcatatacaTGAAAATTTGTTGCAGTCACgcataatattattttttctccaaCTTCAATTACAAGAGCACTCTCTGGTAGCTTTTGGCTATTAACACATTCTTTAAAGAATGTTTCCACTCTTTTCAACTAGTGAAAATACAAAGAATTTAGTTAGAGTTAGCACACGAAGCTTAATGTGTTTGTAATTGGGACAATTAAAAACCAAAGACGGCATATAACTCATTTTATAGCCAATAATTTATGTGAACCTTTTTAAAAGCTGGATAAacttcataatttttcaaaactcttTATGTGAGacccatttttaatttgagcaaggaagtaaaatttggcTAAGTATTAAGAAGTTGGTGTTTGAATAAATCCACAGAAGTGATTAAGCGATAAAATCATTTACAGTTAAGTATACATTTTTGCGATTAAGTGGGTAGTTCGCGAAAGAAGTTGTGcgataagaagagaaaaggtCTTCGCGTAAGTTAAGAAGTGAAAGTTTTGACAGCGTTACACTAGGTGTTTTGGGTGGTCTTCGCGAGAAGAACCAAGTGTTTCGTGGATAAAAAGTTTGCGAGAAAGCCTTGGAGTTTAAGATAAGGGTTCTATGCGAGTCAAAGTTCGTTAGTTCGCGTGGAAGGTTtcttatagtaaaaatatatgcATGCGATAAGgttatttgaaagaaatgttAAGTGGTTGATGTTATTCGCGGTTTGGGTTAGGCGGGAAGGAAAGTCTGGCGAAGAAAATGTGAAATCTGATTTGACAGAGGTTAATGTGTAAGATGAAGGATTTAAGCATGGATAGGTcgaatattaaatttacacatGAAAAGTTTTAAGCAAAAGCTGGTGACCTGAGATAAGTTTATGCATGACTAAGTTAGTTTAAAGACTCTATACATAAGAGAATTTGGATAACTAAAAAGTAGATTATgagagttttgttgaaatattGAAGATGCTTGcgaaaataagaagaaagacTTTTTTAGTAAAGTTTGGTGAGTGTTTATctctcaaatgaatttatgttaaaacctttattttaatttctctttattaatttgaaagaagaattcaaataaGAATGTTTCAAAgagatttctatgaaaagttatattttcaagcatgatttataattttaaaggtCAATTCGATGATTATGATTTCAATACtataaaatggttttcaaatcATTAGTTGTTTCTTTTAGATGATGCaaacttttatgtgcacataaagagttaAGGCCACCATGGGGCGTACTGACTATATGGTGATAAGAAGTTGGCTTATGCGTTATAAGGAGTATATCCAGCTTGGCGGTCTGAGCAACAAAGACGAACTGTATGTTCTCGAATGTTGTTGATATAGTAGTCTCCACAAACTCtctgttgttttttttatattgaggATAACAAGGAAGACTTCTTGGTGTTCTACAGGAAGTTCAAGAATTCTTGAGAGGTTCTACAAAGGTtagctttattttattcttttctccGTAAAAGCATGTTTAAATGTTTGTCTCTGAATTTTATGTGTtccaaattgaatttcttttgcaCAAAGTTCACATGCTTCCGCTATGGAAATTTCATTCCTAGTTTAAAACgtgttgaaaataatatttgtgaTAAGAAATTTTCAAGGTTGTAAGTAACTCACATCCTATTTTCACTACTTTGGTGCTTTGGTCTCAGTACAGTTTGGGATGTAACAATTTGGTATCAAAGCGATATGTTCTTTGGGAAAGCATAAGTAAATTCGAGTTGAGTGAGCTAAAAGTTGCGTATTTGTTGGAAGATTTGGAACAACAATTAATTCAGAAGGTTATTATGTAAACCCTAGTGTTTTAGTGTCATAACCCGAGGgaaattttggaataaaaagGTTGAAAGCGTTAGGATCCACTGAGTTTAGTGGAACAACAAAATCGAAAAGCTGAAAAAGGGCTACGAACATTGCGGAAGTGCTTCCGCGTTATGCAGTGTccagaagaaagaaggatgaATCTAGCTACatttttatggaaaaaaataggCTGAAGACAGGTAGATCTAGGAGGAAAGTAGGCAAGGAAGGATCAATAGGGAAGAATTTAAGGGAATATTtaatggaaaatattttccagTGGTGTATAtactagaagaaaatagagatGACTTCCTCtatttggaataaaaaagaCTCTCGATTGCtgaatatgagaaaaaattcACATAGTTGACGAAATACGCCTTAATATTAATCATAGATGAGGGAGAAAGATGCAGACATTTTGTAAACAGCTTAAGGGAGGAGATAAAGATATCTATTGTGCTGATTTTGATAAGGAGTGACTATGCATAGTTGGTGGACACAACCTTGCAAGTGGAAAAGAGTTTGGGCTCAAAAAGATCAAGCTCTGACTTAGGCGAGAAATGAGAAGAAGGAAGtcgaaagaacaaaaaagttgtaatttaaatgttataaGGCTGTAATTTCGAAAGTTAAAgtaataaaaagtatatatatttttttgcattATTGTCttgttgtttaaatttggaggATGAAATTTCTAAAGAGGGGATGAATTGTGCAAtccatttttatattgattaaGGATGTAAGATTTCGCTAAGTATTAAGAAGTTGACATTTGAATAAATCCACGAAAAGGATTAAgcgataaaatcttttatggttAAATATACGTTTTTGTGATTAAGTGGTAGTTCGGAAAAGAAGTTGTTTGATAAGAGGAGAAAAAGTTTTTGTGTAAGTTAAGAAGTGAAAGTTTTGACAGTGTTAGGCTAGGCGTTTTGGGTGGTCTTCGCGAGAAGAACCAAGTGTTTCGTGCAAAAGAAGTCTTCGAGAAAGCTCGGAGTTTAAGTTCGCGATAAGAGTTCTATgcgagtaaaagttggttagttcacGTGGAAgatttcttataataaaaatatatccatGCGGTATGGTTATTCCCTAAAAATGTTAAGTGGTTTAAGTTATTCGCAGTTTGGATTCGACAGGAAGCAAGGTCTGgcaaagaaaatgtcaaatctgatttgTTCGGGGTTAACGTGTAAGATTATGATTTAAGCATGACTAggttaaatattcaatttacATGTGTAAAGTTTTAAGCAAGAGTCGGCGAATTGAGAAGAGTTTATGCATGACTAAGTGAGTTTaagaactctataaataagaGAATTTGGGTAACTGAGGAGTGGATGATGAGAGTTATGTTGAAATGTTGAAGTGTTGCTGATTTAGCCACAAGAGAAGATGCTtgcgagaagaagaagaatgaatgaaTTCTTTGGTAAAGTTTAGTTAGTGCCTTTCTccaaatgaatttatgttaaaaacttgaatatgatttctcttttctgatttggaagaagaattcaaatgaGAATGTTTCAAAcagatttctatgaaaaattatattttcaagcATGATTCATAATGTTAATAAAAGCTCAATTTGATCATTATGATTTCAATActataaaatagttttcaaaacattagttgtttctttgagacgatgctaacttttatgtgcacataaaattaaaagtcaaGTCCACCGTGTGGTGTACGAGCTGCATGGTGATAAGAAGTTGACTTATGCGTTTAAAAAAAGCCTATAAAGCTTAGCGTCCTGAGCAACAATGACAAATCTGTATGTTCTCGGATGTTGTTGATACAGTTGTCTAAACGCGAGGTAATGAGACGAAGCGTAGACTTTCGTTGTTTTAGGAGTTTTACGAGTATCCATGTCATGTGCCAGTGATGTTGTTTCGGAGGCGAATGGCTTTGCCTAACATCATGCCATGTCTAATGCCAAGCAAGTAGGAGGTGCTCAAGACGGGGTGTGACAGTAATGAAGTCTTATCGCATgagaatagaagaaaacaaggaaaaatTAAGCAATTTGATTAACTTGTGTATTACGTCTTACAAAAGAACTTCATCCTTATTTCATCGCGCTTTACATATTTTATCACAagataatagaaaaaacataGATCTTGGTGATAGAACGTTACGAGAGAAGATGCATCCAACCAGAGTGGTGGCAAGCAATCAAGCTAGGCGATCTGATGTGCACTAGCGCAGACTAATTTGGTTGGCACAAAAGTCATAGAAATGACAAAAGGATGTCTACGCGAAACTAATGCAACTTTTTAGAGGCATTAATGAAGTGTATGTTGTCCTGTCAACATTACTTCTCGCATACAAATAGAGGCATCTACTTCAAAATTCAGTGTGCAATCTTTGGCTGAAGAGTAAGTTCATATCGTCCATTCTTTCTGCCTTAAATTTTAGGTGATCAGAGCTCAAGACAAAAAGATAGATCATTATTAAATCCTAGGGTTTTCATATCACAACTCGTTCCACACTCGCAAATCCATCCAACACAAAAAGTGAGCACTTTTTGTAATGCACTCCAACATTTCCCAAATCCAATTGACCATGGTTTAAACACCAACAAGAATTTTATGTTTCACTTTCAGAAAAATAATGCATTCATCAATACTTTCCCTCAAATTGGTCTGGAAAatggagggaaaaaaaaaaaaaaccacgttgaaattaaaacatgaactgctacaaaaaaaaacacaggaaggaaaaaaggaaCCGAAATTAAGAAGgcccaacaaaaaaataaattcatctCCATAACCAAAATCAACCACTTGCATGATATATCTAAAAACTCATCCCTCAcagttaaatgaaaaaatttgttatttcgGCAAGTTCACATTGTTGTTTCGGCCACTTTCAGGCTTGTTGTTTTAGCAGGTTCACagtattttatataaaattttggaccCCAAACTTGTACCGGCATCACAAAGTatgtaaaatttctttttaagaataaaattataaaataaatttctagtCCATTGTTGAGCAAAGTTTGTGTActaaatagaaagaaaaatcaattgaagCAGTTTAGAGGAAGAGAGATGGAAGCCGACATTCAGCGAACGTTGTGAGGGAGAGAAACACTGCGGGTGAATTGAGGATGGAGGGAGCAACGACGGCAGCAACAGGCAGAGTATTCGAGTGAACATGGAGCAGTGCGGAAAGTTGTGAGGAAGATGGAGAGTGAAAACTTAGGGTGAGGTGAGGGATACAAAATCTGAAAGTTTCAGATCTGCGAGGGTTTTGAAAGGGGTCTCCCAACACCATACGAATCCGCCACGAGTTTGGCGCTGGGAGTTCTCTATAACACCATATGCATCATTTTAACTCATCCCGAGTTATTTGGCACTAATATAAGATCTAAACCACGATCATGtatcaatatctaaacgattaGTTGTTACTTGTTTGTTTATGTTCACATGCAAATGCTCGTAGATATTTCATGTTAAGCCTCTAATTGAGTGACTAAATATGGTTATGAGATAAAAAGTACATTCCCATTCCTTTCATGCATTGCATAACTTCTTATGATATGAGTGTAATGCAAGCTTTCCTCTCTATCTTTCAAGTGTAGGCGAAGAGAGGTTTTCTGGTAATTCTAGGGTCGAACTCatagaattaattttcttatatatgaTCTTATCATGCAACTAAACTCATGTGGTATATTCTGTATATAGTGTGAATATATGAATTGTATAATTTATCCTACTTATTTACACTAAGGTGTCTTTGGTGGTACAAAGTGAACATGGCGATCAGATGAGatgtaaaaaaatcaattcaatttctaGGCATGGAAGGAAATAATGCTTAATTAACTAATTGCGATGGATTGTGCTTTAACAGTTTAAGGCTATATAAAGGATATATAAACTTCAGAAGGTGAGCGACCTTTCTGTGCACATGATAGAAactaatagacttctatctatcaatgtcacttaatagaagcatatcaatgtctattattgatagaatctgaaaaaattgctatatgttataaatattttgtcaaatttgctattttgtaCAATTCctctaaaaaaatcacatcATATTAAACTACCCATAAATATATGTTACTACAATAAAGAAAGAACCTCAAATGACCCTTATGTTAACCGATCAAATTCGTGTTAATTCTTTTATGCTAATGTGTTTTTTACGCAATTTAAGGTGAAGTTATATACTTTCCATACAAAGACTAAcgtgaaaatattaataaaatgttatctGAATTCAAGTACTTGAGTACTTAATAACTCCATAACAGATAATGTTACTAATGGATTGATAACATTTTCTAACTGTAGaggaaaatttatattatgcaCATCACAAAACTAGGTAGGAGattaaagttttttctcaTAATTAAAACCTTAacattcaatttcttcaatttcttgaaTGTGCTATAAGTATAAGTATAAGTATGTATATTTAATCTCACATATATACATGCCAAAACATCAATAGcaacaaagaaatatatatatatatatatataaaaaccaaGTGTCTATggttcaaaagaaa
Coding sequences within:
- the LOC101206205 gene encoding S-protein homolog 74-like; the protein is MIRNVVVFWFATLALVGADRIPRTPFVPVNPARYYVHVVNGLSNYDLGVHCQSKDNDLGYQHLINRGDDFQWNFKVNIFGTTLFWCKLEKQDAYVSFESFWPESRNFWLRDRCGPQGNCIWTAKDDGIYLRNNPTNVDEYVHKWMP